In Terriglobales bacterium, the sequence AGATTCCCGAACGGCGGCATGGCCCCGGTTTCGCAGTCAGGAAAGCTCTCCCGGAACTCGGCCTCGGTGGCCAGCGAGGCATGCTTCGCTTTAGCCGCCGCTTTCACCGCGCCCAGGTCCACATGGCGCGACGCCGGCAGCACCGCCATCGCCATCTTGTCGTCAAGCTTGAGGATGACGGTCTTGGCCAT encodes:
- a CDS encoding YbaK/EbsC family protein codes for the protein MPVQRLKEFLDKEGVRYVSIAHSTAFTAQEIAALTHIPGREMAKTVILKLDDKMAMAVLPASRHVDLGAVKAAAKAKHASLATEAEFRESFPDCETGAMPPFGNL